A segment of the Vibrio parahaemolyticus genome:
AACTGTGGGTCAGTGAATCATGGCGACAAGCCCTTCATCAACAGCCCCGCACTGGCAAAAAAACTCGCACTGGCGCTGAAGGAGCATCAGGTGACTCCTGAGATAGAAATTTACCATTCCGGGGTAATCCACGAGGCCATCACCCTTCAGCAACAAGGTTACTTGGACAAGAAGTTGGTGTTTGCGTTTACGATGGGCATTCATGGTGGGGTCCGGCCGAGCTGCAAAGACTTGCTGCATCTGGTGGACTGCCTTCCTAACAACAGCATCTGGTCAGCCATCGGGATTGGGCAGGCGGAGTTGCCGCTGAACACCTACTCGATTTTATTGGGTGGCCATGTCCGCACGGGGCTCGAAGACAACATTTATTACCGAAAAGGTGAGCTCGCTACCAGCAATGCCCAGTTGGTGGATCGCATCGTCAGACTGTCTCACGAATTGGGACGGGATGTGGCCTCTATCGATGAGGCCAGAACACTCTTAGGCCTAAACCCACAACCTGCCAAGCCCGACACCATCGCTGAGATAGCTGTGTAACCGCCGTCAAAACAAGGAATA
Coding sequences within it:
- a CDS encoding 3-keto-5-aminohexanoate cleavage protein: MDNLIITAAVNGRITPRSKNPAVPHTPKEIADAVVQCSEAGASVAHIHARDEAGKPSYDKDVWREIIERVRERSDIILNLGTSGLNLPHGIPEEEAWNHLQYGPDIASFNCGSVNHGDKPFINSPALAKKLALALKEHQVTPEIEIYHSGVIHEAITLQQQGYLDKKLVFAFTMGIHGGVRPSCKDLLHLVDCLPNNSIWSAIGIGQAELPLNTYSILLGGHVRTGLEDNIYYRKGELATSNAQLVDRIVRLSHELGRDVASIDEARTLLGLNPQPAKPDTIAEIAV